A genomic window from Leptolyngbya sp. BL0902 includes:
- a CDS encoding pentapeptide repeat-containing protein, whose amino-acid sequence MQRLTGDALYQAYGAGQRRFSHRDLTAIHLFQANLRKIDLEHSCLAQAYLPYCNFALANLRGVNLTAAQLGDSNFYGANLAEALLAQADFSRADLQTANGQGCDLRGANLSGADLRQADLTDANLEGCTLVGARLEGTVLHGANLRQCNLFRAVGVDLTGARCDTSTILPTGHAYGR is encoded by the coding sequence ATGCAGCGACTGACAGGGGACGCTTTGTACCAAGCCTATGGCGCGGGTCAGCGGCGGTTTTCCCATCGGGATTTGACCGCCATTCATCTGTTTCAGGCGAACTTGCGAAAGATTGACCTGGAGCACAGTTGTCTGGCCCAGGCCTACTTGCCTTACTGCAACTTTGCCCTAGCCAATCTCAGGGGCGTTAATCTAACGGCGGCTCAACTGGGCGACAGCAACTTCTATGGAGCCAATCTAGCCGAAGCCCTTCTTGCCCAGGCGGACTTTAGCCGTGCCGATCTCCAAACGGCCAACGGCCAGGGGTGCGACCTGCGGGGGGCAAACCTCAGCGGGGCCGATCTCCGGCAGGCCGACCTCACAGACGCTAATCTGGAGGGCTGCACCTTGGTGGGGGCGCGGCTGGAGGGGACGGTTCTCCACGGGGCGAATCTGCGACAGTGCAACCTTTTTCGGGCGGTGGGAGTAGATTTGACGGGGGCCCGTTGCGACACGAGCACGATTCTGCCCACGGGTCATGCCTATGGCCGCTAA